A window of the Tunturibacter empetritectus genome harbors these coding sequences:
- a CDS encoding carboxymuconolactone decarboxylase family protein has protein sequence MAHIQLPEGLPGIRGAMAFRPATARPLNDLVEVLLHGPNSLTPGERELIATYVSSENDCYYCQTIHGAIAAASLNGDEALVKQVKHDFHNAAISEKLKALLVIAGKVQRGGKHVTTDDVAAARDQGATDIEIHDTVLIAAAFCMFNRYVDGLGTTQPRDEAMYRERGKWIAREGYVSVSKEYLPAEAAH, from the coding sequence ATGGCACACATCCAACTCCCCGAAGGCCTCCCCGGCATCCGCGGCGCAATGGCCTTCCGCCCCGCCACCGCAAGGCCGCTCAACGATCTCGTAGAAGTCCTCCTCCACGGCCCCAACTCCCTCACCCCGGGCGAGCGCGAACTCATCGCAACCTACGTCTCCTCCGAAAACGACTGCTACTACTGTCAAACCATCCACGGAGCCATAGCCGCAGCCAGCCTCAACGGCGACGAAGCCCTCGTCAAACAGGTCAAGCACGACTTCCACAATGCCGCCATCTCCGAAAAGCTAAAAGCCCTCCTCGTCATCGCAGGCAAGGTACAACGAGGCGGCAAGCACGTCACCACCGACGACGTAGCCGCCGCCCGCGATCAGGGCGCAACCGACATCGAGATCCACGACACCGTCCTCATCGCCGCCGCCTTCTGCATGTTCAACCGCTACGTCGACGGACTCGGAACCACCCAACCCCGCGATGAAGCCATGTACCGCGAGCGCGGCAAGTGGATCGCACGCGAAGGATACGTCAGCGTCAGCAAAGAATATCTGCCCGCCGAAGCCGCACACTAG
- a CDS encoding carboxymuconolactone decarboxylase family protein, with product MPHIKLPEGFPGISSGFVYRPETAKPMRELAHVLLHEPNSLTPAERELIATYVSSQNDCYFCQTSHASAAAAHLGNDWGLTEQVRQNYEQAPVSDKLKALLTIAGKVQQGGKHVTSEDVAKARKQGATDLEIHDTVLIAAAFCMFNRYVDGLATWQPEDPEMYAKMGQHLATEGYLAPSIKA from the coding sequence ATGCCCCACATCAAACTGCCCGAAGGCTTCCCTGGCATCAGCAGCGGATTCGTCTACCGCCCCGAAACCGCCAAGCCCATGCGCGAACTCGCCCACGTCCTCCTGCACGAGCCCAACTCCCTCACTCCCGCCGAGCGCGAACTCATCGCAACCTACGTCTCCAGCCAGAACGACTGCTACTTCTGCCAGACCAGCCACGCCTCAGCCGCCGCCGCGCACCTCGGCAACGATTGGGGTCTAACCGAACAGGTAAGACAAAACTACGAACAGGCACCCGTCTCAGACAAACTAAAAGCCCTCCTCACCATCGCAGGCAAAGTCCAACAAGGCGGCAAGCACGTCACCTCCGAAGACGTCGCCAAAGCCCGCAAACAAGGCGCCACCGACCTCGAGATTCACGACACCGTCCTCATCGCCGCAGCCTTCTGCATGTTCAACCGCTACGTCGACGGCCTCGCCACCTGGCAACCCGAAGACCCAGAGATGTACGCCAAGATGGG